One region of Sphingomonas bisphenolicum genomic DNA includes:
- a CDS encoding ParB/RepB/Spo0J family partition protein has protein sequence MSRRSLISEALAAVANEPTPLAPTEADATAAAAGRVNFTNKRLEAFGEAARIVKRPTIRLKPAECSIWPGNARDYTLLDEHRLRSLIDSILAEGGNRIPAVVRRTPNGPLPYELVTGTRRHWAISWLNSNHYPDIDLIAIIEDLDDEAAFRLADIENREREDISDLERGLNYKAAVDRFYGGVQLRMAERLKISKSQLSRYIALTDIPPFLVSAFHSPMDLQAKYGEKLLPLLRDPASRTKLEAAADQIASEQSFRRSGDEQPISGVEVMGRLLKAVTVKGRVQKASIAAGNGKAIGEVVKDQQKILTLSLTPSDLSTDAILEALRPVIDAARIRNAKRR, from the coding sequence ATGAGCCGGCGGTCCCTGATCAGCGAAGCGCTGGCCGCCGTCGCCAATGAACCGACTCCGCTCGCTCCTACCGAAGCGGACGCCACAGCGGCAGCGGCAGGGCGCGTCAATTTCACCAACAAGCGGCTGGAAGCCTTCGGTGAGGCGGCGCGGATCGTGAAGCGGCCGACCATAAGGTTGAAGCCGGCGGAATGTTCGATCTGGCCGGGCAATGCGCGCGACTACACGCTGCTGGACGAACATCGTCTGCGCAGCCTGATCGATTCGATTCTGGCGGAAGGCGGCAACCGTATTCCCGCGGTGGTGCGGCGCACGCCCAACGGCCCCCTGCCCTATGAGCTGGTCACGGGAACGCGGCGGCACTGGGCGATCAGCTGGCTCAACAGCAATCATTATCCCGATATCGATTTGATCGCGATCATCGAGGATCTGGACGATGAAGCGGCCTTCCGCCTCGCGGATATAGAAAATCGCGAGCGGGAGGATATTTCCGACCTGGAACGTGGCCTGAATTATAAGGCGGCGGTCGATCGCTTCTATGGCGGCGTCCAGTTGCGGATGGCCGAGCGGCTGAAAATCTCCAAGTCGCAGCTATCGCGCTATATTGCGCTGACGGACATCCCGCCCTTCCTGGTGAGCGCCTTCCATTCGCCGATGGATTTGCAGGCCAAATATGGCGAGAAGCTTCTGCCGCTGCTGCGCGATCCGGCAAGCCGGACGAAGCTGGAGGCCGCGGCTGATCAGATCGCGTCCGAGCAGAGCTTCCGTCGATCGGGGGATGAGCAGCCGATCAGCGGCGTCGAAGTGATGGGACGGTTGCTCAAGGCCGTGACCGTGAAGGGCCGCGTGCAAAAGGCGTCCATCGCGGCCGGCAATGGCAAGGCGATCGGCGAGGTGGTGAAGGATCAGCAGAAGATATTGACGTTGTCGCTGACGCCATCCGATCTGTCGACCGATGCGATATTGGAAGCGTTGCGTCCGGTGATCGACGCGGCGCGCATCCGCAATGCGAAACGACGCTGA
- a CDS encoding replication initiator protein A — MFFTLPDFSDISLRDYQETMQRPFFSLSKRKRVKPIEYVSPDKSVTVHVSANPTYGMATIWDADIMIYLASHLNELRERGLNDLSPVIRLQPGDLLKRICWGTSGRAYERLVSALDRLQATTIKTNIRASAKSRETTFSWIDSYTHLVDERTERSLGMEITLSKWFFDGVMDKRNVLAISPLYFEITSGLGKWLYRASRKHAGGNGADGFVIGFETLHQKSGSESSYPVFKRKLLDLARANELPDISLEVVNPDSTKPKMRMVMRRHMTERLRTGRNGPLPSPPAPDTGDGDEMIDPRQAMRLIAQAAGELRSPGADKSKARRAATASGRAGEILDAEVHAAIRSDFPGWDYDELMRRFDAFLGANPHELPRNYSKRFYGFVKEHHRRNKYKLRS; from the coding sequence ATGTTCTTCACCCTGCCTGATTTCAGCGATATTTCGCTGCGTGATTATCAAGAGACGATGCAGCGTCCCTTCTTCAGCCTGTCGAAGCGCAAGCGGGTGAAGCCGATCGAATATGTCAGTCCCGACAAGTCGGTGACCGTCCATGTCTCGGCCAATCCGACCTACGGCATGGCGACGATCTGGGACGCGGATATCATGATCTATCTGGCGTCGCATCTGAACGAGCTGCGCGAGCGGGGACTGAATGATCTGTCGCCCGTCATTCGCCTTCAGCCCGGCGACCTGCTCAAGCGCATCTGTTGGGGCACCAGCGGCCGGGCCTATGAGCGGTTGGTGAGTGCCCTCGACCGATTGCAGGCGACGACGATCAAGACCAATATCCGGGCCAGCGCCAAGAGCCGGGAAACGACCTTCTCCTGGATCGACAGCTATACCCACCTGGTTGACGAGCGGACGGAACGATCGCTGGGTATGGAAATCACCCTGTCCAAATGGTTCTTCGACGGGGTGATGGACAAGCGCAATGTGCTGGCCATATCACCGCTCTATTTCGAGATCACCAGTGGGCTGGGCAAGTGGCTCTATCGTGCGTCGCGCAAACATGCCGGCGGCAACGGCGCCGACGGCTTCGTCATCGGCTTCGAAACCTTGCACCAGAAGAGTGGCAGTGAGAGCAGCTATCCGGTGTTCAAGCGCAAGCTGCTCGACCTCGCTCGCGCGAACGAATTGCCGGACATAAGCCTGGAAGTCGTCAATCCCGATAGCACGAAGCCCAAGATGCGGATGGTGATGCGCCGACATATGACGGAACGGCTCCGTACGGGACGCAACGGTCCCCTCCCCTCCCCGCCTGCGCCCGATACGGGCGACGGCGATGAGATGATCGATCCCCGCCAAGCCATGAGGCTGATCGCACAGGCGGCTGGCGAATTGCGCAGCCCCGGTGCGGACAAAAGCAAGGCGCGTCGCGCAGCGACTGCGAGCGGACGTGCCGGCGAGATATTGGACGCCGAGGTTCATGCGGCGATCCGCAGCGATTTCCCCGGCTGGGACTATGACGAGTTGATGCGGCGTTTCGATGCCTTTCTCGGCGCCAATCCGCATGAACTGCCACGCAATTATTCGAAGCGGTTCTACGGCTTCGTAAAGGAACATCATCGGCGCAACAAATATAAGCTGCGTTCCTGA
- a CDS encoding helix-turn-helix domain-containing protein: MESDTPLLSLYADAQAALARIEERRRLSPVRRPWKIRCFIAERQALAWIDSTSVEANAFTVDGRGSIGGAPFDLTHWRQAVGAPVALDTLRTDSIGLLDWLGVDDAPASAGRWATPGLSIADIRPRVAQWQAEAAALPPAPPLIHGAHLALAWRRRAPIGRGDVVASFLIGDRNGPGRWDASFGGLVALGFQVSGAAWKIAGQSQLDRLWLQAIALGARNHLDQEARLRIYAERAATYIASRRRPGRLKEVLMLAMSRPVVSSTLVTRQLGVTSAGAIKLLSIATDAGLLVERTGQSSYRHYAIPVTHIRHPAASPDPLADPQAVDLWSDV, translated from the coding sequence ATGGAGAGCGATACCCCTCTTCTATCCCTTTATGCCGACGCCCAGGCTGCGCTGGCGCGGATCGAGGAGAGACGGCGGCTCAGTCCGGTACGCCGCCCTTGGAAGATACGATGCTTCATTGCCGAACGCCAGGCCCTGGCGTGGATCGACTCCACATCGGTTGAGGCAAACGCATTCACCGTCGATGGCCGTGGCAGCATCGGCGGCGCACCCTTCGATCTTACCCATTGGCGGCAGGCCGTCGGCGCGCCGGTGGCGCTCGACACGCTACGCACCGACAGCATCGGCCTGCTCGATTGGCTGGGCGTGGATGATGCGCCCGCTAGCGCCGGCCGATGGGCGACGCCCGGCCTGTCGATCGCGGACATTCGGCCGCGCGTGGCGCAATGGCAGGCGGAAGCGGCCGCCTTGCCCCCCGCCCCTCCCCTGATCCATGGCGCCCATCTGGCGCTGGCATGGCGGCGACGCGCGCCGATCGGTCGAGGGGATGTTGTCGCCAGTTTCCTGATCGGTGATCGCAACGGTCCGGGCCGGTGGGATGCATCCTTCGGCGGCCTCGTTGCGCTGGGCTTTCAAGTCAGCGGCGCCGCCTGGAAAATCGCTGGGCAGTCCCAACTGGACCGCCTTTGGCTCCAGGCCATTGCGCTGGGCGCCCGGAACCATCTCGATCAGGAAGCGCGACTGCGTATCTATGCTGAGCGAGCTGCGACCTATATCGCATCACGCCGTCGGCCCGGTCGCCTGAAGGAGGTGCTGATGCTTGCGATGTCGCGGCCCGTCGTCAGCAGCACGCTCGTCACCCGCCAACTCGGCGTGACCTCGGCCGGGGCGATCAAATTGCTGAGCATCGCGACCGACGCCGGACTGCTCGTGGAGCGCACGGGGCAGAGCAGCTACCGCCATTATGCCATCCCGGTGACCCATATTCGCCACCCTGCAGCATCGCCGGATCCGCTGGCCGATCCGCAAGCCGTGGATCTTTGGTCGGACGTCTGA
- a CDS encoding PAS domain-containing hybrid sensor histidine kinase/response regulator: MSIAILLAILYAALLFGGAALAHRYRARLSGSRWRIHAYGLALAVYCTSWTYFGAVGSAATGGWDYLPIYLGPALVMALGGRFLRRLHVEVHRDGATSISDFIGSRFGKSRAIAALVTIILLFGTIPYVALQLRSVAFSFALVSHTPESTAPLIGASAGLALFAILFGARRYQVAGQNEAILFAVATESVLKLVALLLVAGLAGWLLWRIPTAQVGTGIAVFRSGFSPGRLDGDFIVTTLLSMLTIICMPRHFFVSIMEARGVDDILRARWGFIAYLLVTVLAVLPIAAAGLALLGEGSAPDLFVLSLPQHFDFPGLALLVFFGGLSAAMAMVVTEVVAISSMISNDLFAPILLRRATGRAHMGERLLWIRRSAIVALVVAATLYAMATPSTTRLASVGLIAFVAIAQCAPALIFAVYRPHNDAMAGGAGLATGFAIWMGTLFLPAVDLLPNWLDRWNGVNAVTLGTVISLGGNLLAYMFVSARGVSAAALVRQRGIAPIGTMAALGDLVTRFVGSEAVADAFGGQHLEERPIDRSSARAAERLIGSVVGASSARAIMASAISGQGMGFADVAQMLDASGQSLHFSQGLLAATLENIDVGVSVIDRDLRLVAWNSRYLDLFRYEHGMIRVGVPVAELIRFNAERGDCGPGEVEDHVTRRLGHMRSRKPHSFERHRTDGRVIKTVGGAMPDGGYVMSFTDITIEAQARAATETARRDLERAVARRTAQLSDVNAQLAAAMADKTRFLAAASHDLLQPLHAAMLFSAALRRRLDEPEQAMLARLDRSIEAANDLLRALLDISKLDAGGITPQPTRFAARTILVDVVESLRPLAAEKGLSLRVGAGDGWVETDRSLLRSIVQNFVSNAIRYTERGGIVVAARRRGGHMRIEVRDSGIGIAPDKLDIIFREFERLGRGSENGIGLGLAIVERSAALIGAKVGVWSQEGRGSCFAIGLPRIEAVDARPLPPEGAVTRETKCLRLLVVDDDSANRAAMRAALEAMGHTCMTASGYGEALAVTGTLDGALVDFALGDERDGIALIEALRGQRRHLQVALVTAEQGVHMLERARERGIAILAKPLGGAVLDQWIAGLGQDGPGSV; encoded by the coding sequence ATGTCCATCGCCATCCTTTTGGCCATTCTCTATGCCGCGCTGCTGTTCGGCGGCGCTGCATTGGCCCACCGCTATCGCGCCCGGTTGAGCGGATCGCGCTGGCGTATCCATGCCTATGGGCTGGCGCTGGCCGTCTATTGCACCAGCTGGACCTATTTCGGTGCGGTCGGGAGTGCGGCGACGGGCGGGTGGGACTATCTGCCCATCTATCTCGGACCGGCGCTGGTGATGGCGCTGGGCGGGCGTTTCCTGCGCCGGCTGCATGTCGAGGTGCATCGTGACGGCGCAACTTCGATCTCCGACTTCATCGGGTCTCGCTTCGGCAAGAGCCGCGCGATCGCGGCGCTGGTCACGATCATCCTGCTGTTCGGCACCATTCCCTATGTCGCGCTGCAATTGCGGTCGGTCGCCTTCAGCTTTGCGCTGGTGTCGCATACGCCCGAGAGCACGGCGCCACTGATCGGCGCGTCGGCCGGGCTGGCGCTGTTCGCGATCCTGTTCGGCGCGCGCCGCTATCAGGTGGCGGGGCAGAATGAGGCGATCCTGTTCGCGGTGGCGACGGAGTCGGTGTTGAAACTCGTGGCGCTGTTGCTGGTGGCAGGTCTGGCCGGATGGCTGCTGTGGAGGATTCCGACAGCGCAAGTGGGAACGGGGATCGCCGTCTTTCGCAGCGGCTTTTCGCCGGGGCGGCTGGATGGCGATTTCATCGTCACGACGCTGCTGTCGATGCTCACGATCATCTGCATGCCGCGGCACTTCTTCGTCAGCATCATGGAGGCGCGGGGAGTCGACGACATATTGCGCGCGCGCTGGGGGTTCATCGCCTATCTGCTGGTGACGGTGCTGGCGGTGTTGCCGATCGCTGCCGCGGGCCTGGCCCTGTTAGGCGAAGGAAGCGCGCCGGATCTGTTCGTCCTCAGCCTGCCGCAGCATTTCGATTTTCCGGGGCTTGCGCTGCTGGTCTTCTTCGGTGGCCTCTCGGCGGCGATGGCGATGGTGGTGACGGAAGTCGTCGCGATCTCCAGCATGATCTCCAATGACCTGTTCGCGCCGATCCTGCTGCGTCGCGCCACGGGCCGTGCGCATATGGGCGAACGACTGCTGTGGATAAGGCGCAGCGCGATTGTCGCGCTGGTCGTCGCCGCCACCCTCTACGCCATGGCGACGCCGTCGACGACCCGGCTCGCTTCGGTCGGGCTGATCGCTTTCGTCGCGATCGCGCAATGCGCGCCCGCGCTGATCTTCGCCGTCTATCGGCCCCACAATGACGCGATGGCGGGCGGGGCCGGGTTGGCGACCGGCTTTGCGATCTGGATGGGAACATTGTTCCTGCCGGCCGTAGATCTGCTGCCCAACTGGCTCGACCGCTGGAACGGCGTGAACGCAGTCACGCTTGGCACGGTCATCAGCCTGGGTGGCAATCTCCTGGCCTATATGTTCGTGTCCGCGCGCGGGGTGAGCGCCGCCGCCTTGGTCCGGCAGCGGGGTATCGCACCGATCGGGACGATGGCGGCGCTGGGCGACCTCGTGACGCGCTTCGTCGGGAGCGAAGCGGTCGCCGACGCCTTTGGCGGCCAGCATCTGGAAGAACGGCCGATCGATCGCAGCAGCGCGCGCGCGGCCGAACGGTTGATCGGCAGCGTAGTGGGGGCGTCCTCCGCCCGCGCGATCATGGCATCGGCCATTTCAGGACAGGGCATGGGCTTTGCCGACGTGGCGCAGATGCTGGATGCGTCAGGCCAGTCGCTGCATTTCTCGCAGGGTCTGCTTGCCGCGACGTTGGAAAATATCGATGTCGGCGTCAGCGTGATAGACCGCGATCTCCGGCTGGTGGCGTGGAACAGCCGCTATCTCGACCTATTTCGTTACGAACATGGAATGATAAGAGTGGGGGTGCCGGTCGCAGAGCTGATCCGCTTCAATGCAGAACGGGGCGATTGCGGTCCCGGCGAGGTGGAAGATCATGTCACCCGGCGCCTCGGTCACATGCGCAGCCGCAAGCCGCATAGTTTCGAGCGGCACCGCACCGATGGTCGCGTCATCAAGACGGTCGGCGGGGCGATGCCCGATGGTGGCTATGTCATGAGCTTCACCGACATCACGATCGAGGCGCAGGCCCGGGCCGCGACCGAGACGGCGCGGCGCGATCTGGAACGGGCGGTAGCGCGGCGGACGGCGCAACTGTCCGACGTCAATGCGCAGCTGGCGGCGGCGATGGCGGACAAGACGCGATTCCTGGCGGCGGCGAGCCATGACCTGTTGCAGCCGCTCCATGCCGCGATGCTCTTTTCCGCCGCGTTGCGCCGACGGCTGGACGAGCCGGAACAGGCGATGCTGGCGCGGCTCGACCGATCGATCGAGGCCGCCAACGACCTGTTGCGCGCGCTGCTCGACATATCGAAGCTGGACGCGGGCGGGATCACGCCGCAACCGACTCGTTTCGCCGCGCGGACGATACTGGTCGATGTGGTCGAAAGCCTGCGGCCATTGGCGGCAGAGAAGGGGCTGTCGCTGCGTGTGGGGGCAGGGGATGGCTGGGTGGAGACGGACCGGTCGCTGCTGCGGTCGATCGTCCAGAATTTCGTAAGCAACGCGATCCGCTATACCGAACGAGGCGGCATCGTCGTCGCGGCGCGGCGGCGCGGCGGGCATATGCGGATCGAGGTGCGCGACAGCGGCATCGGCATCGCGCCCGACAAGCTGGACATCATCTTCCGCGAATTCGAGCGGCTGGGGCGTGGGAGCGAGAATGGCATCGGCCTGGGGCTGGCGATCGTGGAGCGCTCCGCCGCGCTGATCGGCGCGAAGGTGGGCGTGTGGTCGCAGGAGGGCAGGGGGAGCTGTTTTGCGATCGGCCTGCCGCGGATCGAGGCAGTAGACGCGAGGCCATTGCCGCCCGAGGGAGCGGTGACGCGGGAAACGAAGTGCCTGCGGCTGCTGGTAGTGGATGACGACAGCGCCAATCGCGCGGCTATGCGCGCTGCCCTGGAGGCCATGGGCCACACATGCATGACGGCATCGGGATATGGCGAGGCGCTGGCCGTGACCGGGACGCTTGACGGCGCGCTGGTGGATTTTGCGTTGGGCGACGAGCGTGACGGGATCGCGCTGATCGAGGCGCTGCGCGGACAGCGCCGGCATCTGCAGGTAGCGCTGGTGACGGCGGAGCAGGGCGTACATATGCTGGAGCGGGCGCGGGAGCGGGGCATTGCGATATTGGCCAAGCCGCTGGGCGGGGCGGTGCTGGACCAGTGGATCGCCGGTCTGGGACAGGACGGACCAGGTTCAGTATGA
- a CDS encoding LuxR C-terminal-related transcriptional regulator — MAVEAVAPQARIIEAATLDRAVEVSSATSDLLLVLLDLKMPGSAGFSGVALLHAERPSVPILVISSAEAQIASPEARRYGAVGFIGKDQPLSVMEEAIAAALGGQSPPSLPAGETDAMADKVAALTPTQLRVLLGVLDGRLNKQIAFDLGVAESTIKSHMTTILAKLGVQNRTQAALAARALGLGAGR; from the coding sequence ATGGCGGTGGAAGCGGTCGCGCCCCAGGCCCGCATCATCGAAGCCGCGACGCTGGACCGCGCCGTCGAGGTGTCAAGCGCGACCAGCGACCTGCTGCTCGTCCTGCTCGACCTCAAAATGCCTGGATCGGCCGGATTTTCGGGCGTCGCCCTGCTCCATGCCGAACGCCCCTCCGTCCCCATTCTCGTCATCTCCAGCGCGGAGGCGCAGATCGCCTCGCCCGAAGCCCGCCGCTATGGCGCGGTCGGCTTCATCGGCAAGGACCAGCCGCTATCGGTCATGGAGGAAGCGATCGCCGCGGCGCTCGGCGGCCAAAGCCCGCCGTCCCTGCCCGCCGGCGAAACGGACGCCATGGCCGACAAGGTCGCCGCGCTTACCCCCACCCAGTTGCGCGTCCTGCTGGGCGTGCTCGATGGTCGTCTCAACAAGCAGATCGCCTTTGATCTGGGCGTCGCGGAATCCACGATCAAGTCGCACATGACCACGATCCTCGCCAAACTGGGCGTGCAAAACCGCACCCAGGCAGCGCTGGCCGCGCGCGCGCTGGGTCTGGGTGCGGGCCGGTAG
- the acs gene encoding acetate--CoA ligase produces the protein MSETLYPVPAALAADARITASTAAAMHALAASDPDTFWRQQAQRLDWITPFTKVDESSFNESDFGISWFADGQLNVSANCIDRHLETRGDQPAIIWEGDDPADSRVITYAQMHEEVCRFAHVLKSHGVRRGDRVTLYLPMIPEAAFAMLACTRIGAVHSIVFAGFSPDSLASRIRDCDSRLVVTADEGLRGGKRVALKANVDAALAHCSSVEKVIVVQRTGADVNMVEGRDLFYGPARDAAATDHAPEAMGAEDPLFILYTSGSTGTPKGVLHTTGGYLLWASMTHEHVFDYRPGEVYWCTADIGWVTGHSYVVYGPLANGATTLMFEGVPNYPDHSRFWQVCDKWNVSIFYTAPTALRALMREGDAYVQAAGRASLRILGSVGEPINPEAWEWYHRVVGEGRCPIVDTWWQTETGGILIAPLPGATDLKPGSATTPLFGVHPLLVDAEGKELAGATEGNLCIAKSWPGQMRTVYGDHARFFQTYFTTYPGRYFTGDGARRDADGYYWITGRVDDVINVSGHRMGTAEVESALVAHAKVAEAAVVGMPHLIKGQGIYAYVTLNANEEPSDELRKLLVAWVRNEIGPIATPDIIQFAPGLPKTRSGKIMRRILRKIAEGETGALGDISTLADPSVVDKLIADSQLANA, from the coding sequence ATGAGCGAAACGCTATACCCCGTCCCTGCCGCCCTGGCTGCCGACGCCCGCATCACCGCATCGACTGCCGCCGCCATGCATGCGCTGGCCGCGTCCGATCCCGACACATTCTGGCGGCAACAGGCACAGCGGCTCGACTGGATAACGCCCTTCACCAAAGTCGACGAGAGCAGCTTCAATGAATCCGATTTCGGCATTAGCTGGTTCGCCGACGGCCAGCTCAACGTCAGCGCCAACTGCATCGACCGCCATCTGGAGACACGCGGCGATCAGCCCGCGATCATCTGGGAAGGGGATGATCCCGCCGACAGCCGCGTCATCACCTACGCCCAGATGCATGAGGAAGTCTGCCGCTTCGCCCATGTGCTCAAAAGCCATGGCGTCCGGCGCGGCGACCGGGTCACCCTCTATCTGCCGATGATCCCCGAAGCCGCCTTCGCCATGCTGGCCTGCACCCGCATCGGCGCGGTTCATTCGATCGTCTTCGCCGGCTTCTCCCCCGACAGCCTCGCCAGCCGCATTCGCGACTGCGACTCCCGCCTGGTCGTCACCGCCGACGAAGGGCTGCGCGGCGGCAAGCGGGTGGCGCTCAAGGCCAATGTCGATGCTGCGCTCGCCCATTGCAGTTCGGTCGAAAAGGTCATCGTCGTCCAGCGCACCGGCGCCGACGTCAATATGGTGGAAGGCCGCGATCTCTTCTACGGCCCCGCCCGCGACGCCGCCGCCACCGACCATGCGCCCGAAGCCATGGGCGCCGAAGACCCGCTCTTCATCCTCTACACCTCCGGCTCCACCGGCACGCCCAAGGGGGTGTTGCACACGACCGGCGGCTATCTGCTCTGGGCGTCGATGACGCATGAACATGTGTTCGACTATCGCCCCGGCGAGGTCTATTGGTGCACCGCCGACATCGGCTGGGTCACCGGCCACAGCTATGTCGTCTACGGTCCGCTCGCCAATGGCGCGACCACCCTGATGTTCGAAGGCGTCCCCAACTATCCGGACCATAGCCGCTTCTGGCAGGTATGCGACAAGTGGAACGTGTCGATATTCTACACCGCCCCCACTGCGCTCCGCGCGCTGATGCGCGAAGGCGACGCCTATGTGCAGGCGGCCGGCCGCGCGTCCCTCCGCATCCTGGGCAGCGTCGGCGAACCGATCAATCCCGAAGCCTGGGAATGGTATCATCGCGTCGTCGGCGAAGGCCGCTGCCCGATCGTCGACACCTGGTGGCAGACGGAAACCGGCGGCATATTGATCGCCCCCCTGCCCGGCGCGACCGACCTGAAGCCCGGCTCCGCCACGACGCCGCTGTTCGGCGTCCACCCCCTGCTGGTCGATGCCGAAGGCAAGGAGCTGGCGGGCGCGACGGAAGGCAATCTCTGCATCGCCAAAAGCTGGCCGGGCCAGATGCGCACCGTCTATGGCGACCATGCGCGTTTCTTCCAGACCTATTTCACCACCTATCCGGGCCGCTATTTCACCGGCGACGGCGCCCGTCGCGACGCGGACGGCTATTATTGGATCACCGGGCGGGTGGATGACGTCATCAACGTGTCGGGGCACCGTATGGGCACGGCGGAGGTCGAAAGCGCGCTGGTCGCCCATGCCAAGGTCGCCGAAGCCGCCGTCGTGGGGATGCCGCACCTGATCAAGGGCCAGGGCATCTATGCCTATGTGACGCTCAACGCGAACGAGGAGCCGTCGGACGAATTGCGCAAGCTGCTGGTCGCCTGGGTCCGCAACGAAATCGGACCGATCGCCACGCCCGACATCATCCAGTTCGCCCCAGGGCTGCCCAAGACCCGATCGGGCAAGATCATGCGCCGCATCCTGCGCAAGATCGCGGAAGGGGAAACCGGCGCATTGGGCGATATATCGACTCTGGCCGATCCGTCAGTGGTCGACAAGCTGATCGCCGACAGCCAACTCGCCAACGCCTGA
- a CDS encoding DcaP family trimeric outer membrane transporter has translation MTRTRSALAPTTRYWQRGAAIGALTSAVVAGPGVMAQTQSEAALAARLNQLEAAVTALKSELQAARTDQQASAQIAQKADDRVAALESKSAEGFQIGGTTFRIGGFVKMVGSATRYDDGAVPGGALGKEFYLPQQIPVGGRSSRDMIGHARQSRLFFETDTVVGAKALKSHIEFDFGLATAPVGAQRATNPYTPTLRRAFFTYGNWLLGQEWTTFQNPVLLPETTDYVGPMEGTVFVRQLIAQYRQPLGDNLSLYLAAENPQTETVTSVAAALVDHDNDRMPDLVAKLAYKSKALEWHVAGLIRMLSVTGEGQGGAQDDRAMGWGVSGGARIDFGPQGRHDLRVLATYGRGIGRYLGLGAVADAVHDPGQAGRLALVKNLSGYAAVKLGWSDGLRSTFMAGYHRAIYPSDFAVPGLADRTAYSLAGNLFWSPVKHLDLGIEYRHAQRNVVSGLKGQMDRLEVAAKYTF, from the coding sequence ATGACGCGAACTCGTTCGGCGCTGGCGCCGACCACTCGATATTGGCAGCGCGGCGCAGCGATCGGCGCTTTGACGAGCGCCGTCGTCGCCGGGCCGGGCGTTATGGCGCAGACCCAGAGCGAGGCGGCACTGGCGGCGCGGCTCAACCAACTGGAAGCGGCGGTGACGGCGTTGAAAAGCGAGTTGCAGGCCGCGCGGACCGACCAGCAGGCGTCGGCGCAGATTGCCCAAAAGGCCGATGATCGTGTCGCCGCATTGGAAAGCAAGTCAGCGGAGGGCTTCCAGATCGGTGGCACGACTTTCAGGATCGGTGGATTCGTCAAGATGGTGGGCAGCGCCACCCGTTATGACGACGGCGCGGTGCCGGGCGGCGCGCTGGGCAAGGAATTCTACCTGCCGCAGCAGATTCCGGTGGGCGGCCGGAGCAGCCGCGACATGATCGGTCATGCGCGGCAGAGCCGCTTGTTCTTCGAGACGGATACGGTGGTGGGCGCAAAGGCGCTCAAGAGTCATATCGAGTTCGACTTCGGACTGGCCACGGCGCCGGTCGGGGCGCAAAGGGCGACCAATCCCTATACGCCGACGCTGCGCCGCGCCTTCTTCACCTATGGCAACTGGTTGCTGGGGCAGGAATGGACGACGTTCCAGAATCCGGTGCTGCTGCCCGAAACCACCGACTATGTCGGGCCGATGGAGGGTACGGTCTTCGTGCGCCAGTTGATCGCGCAATATCGCCAGCCTCTGGGCGATAATCTGTCGCTCTATCTGGCGGCGGAAAATCCGCAGACCGAAACGGTGACGTCGGTGGCTGCGGCGCTGGTCGACCATGACAATGACCGGATGCCCGATCTGGTGGCGAAGCTGGCCTATAAGAGCAAGGCGCTGGAATGGCATGTCGCCGGGCTGATTCGTATGCTGTCGGTGACCGGCGAGGGGCAGGGCGGCGCGCAGGATGACAGGGCGATGGGCTGGGGCGTCAGCGGCGGGGCGCGGATCGATTTCGGACCGCAGGGGCGGCATGATCTGCGCGTTCTGGCGACCTATGGCCGGGGAATCGGCCGCTATCTGGGACTGGGTGCGGTGGCCGACGCGGTCCATGATCCGGGACAGGCCGGCAGGCTGGCGCTGGTCAAGAATCTGTCGGGCTATGCCGCGGTGAAACTGGGCTGGAGCGACGGTCTGCGCTCCACCTTCATGGCGGGCTACCATCGCGCTATCTATCCGTCCGATTTTGCGGTGCCAGGGTTGGCGGACCGGACGGCTTACAGCCTTGCCGGCAACCTGTTCTGGTCGCCGGTCAAGCATCTCGACCTCGGCATCGAATATCGCCATGCTCAGCGGAACGTCGTCAGCGGCCTCAAGGGCCAGATGGACCGGCTTGAGGTGGCGGCCAAATATACATTCTGA